A portion of the Faecalibacterium sp. I3-3-89 genome contains these proteins:
- a CDS encoding sensor histidine kinase: protein MKKMLRKRDIWVFLAALIGAFACMTLIQFISGRIDGVASMVFLLAVFFVSMYTDGYWWGVAASITSVLAVNFAFRTPYFAFNFTIPENIFSGVVMLVVSFMTSTLTTRIKKQEQLRMESEAEKMRANLLRAVSHDLRTPLTSIYGACSTVIDNYDSLGREQKVKLLSEACADAQWLNRMVENLLSVTRIDADGVAIQKTPTVLEELVDTVLVRFQKLHPGVPVEVKLPDDFIVIPMDSMLIQQVLTNLLENAVLHAEGMTNLTLRVFTLGRRAVFEVIDNGCGIPKEQLKRLFSGTTLAQDTSSSGKHGMGIGLSVCAAIIKAHGGEIKAESTPGEGTTIRFWLETEEVDTEETEDEQ, encoded by the coding sequence ATGAAGAAGATGCTCCGCAAGCGGGATATTTGGGTGTTTCTGGCGGCGCTCATCGGTGCATTCGCCTGCATGACGCTCATCCAGTTCATCAGCGGACGCATCGACGGCGTGGCCTCGATGGTGTTCCTGCTGGCGGTGTTCTTCGTCTCGATGTACACCGACGGCTACTGGTGGGGCGTTGCAGCCTCCATCACCAGCGTGCTGGCGGTCAACTTTGCGTTTCGCACGCCCTATTTTGCCTTCAACTTCACCATCCCGGAGAACATCTTTTCGGGCGTGGTGATGCTGGTGGTGTCCTTCATGACCAGCACCCTCACCACCCGCATCAAAAAGCAGGAGCAGCTGCGGATGGAGAGCGAGGCCGAAAAGATGCGGGCCAACCTCCTGCGGGCAGTCTCCCACGACCTGCGCACCCCGCTGACGTCCATCTACGGGGCCTGCTCGACCGTCATCGACAACTACGACTCGCTGGGCCGGGAGCAGAAGGTCAAGCTCCTCTCCGAGGCATGCGCCGACGCCCAGTGGCTCAACCGGATGGTGGAGAACCTGCTCTCCGTCACCCGCATCGACGCCGACGGCGTCGCCATCCAGAAGACCCCCACGGTGCTGGAAGAGCTGGTGGATACCGTACTGGTGCGGTTCCAGAAGCTCCACCCCGGCGTGCCGGTGGAGGTGAAACTGCCGGATGACTTCATCGTCATCCCGATGGATTCCATGCTCATCCAGCAGGTGCTGACCAATCTGCTGGAAAATGCCGTGCTCCACGCAGAGGGGATGACCAACCTGACGCTGCGGGTGTTCACGCTGGGGCGGCGGGCGGTGTTCGAGGTCATCGACAACGGCTGCGGCATCCCGAAAGAACAGTTGAAGAGGCTTTTCAGCGGCACGACGCTGGCGCAGGATACCTCGTCGAGCGGCAAGCACGGCATGGGCATCGGGCTGTCGGTGTGTGCGGCCATCATCAAGGCCCATGGCGGCGAGATCAAAGCCGAGAGCACGCCCGGCGAGGGCACGACCATCCGGTTCTGGCTGGAAACGGAAGAAGTGGATACGGAGGAAACAGAGGATGAGCAATAA
- a CDS encoding response regulator transcription factor, producing MSNNKFKVLIIEDEANICSFIQTLLETNGYQALVAQTCMMGMTMFISYNPDLVILDLGLPDRDGLDAIRSIRQKYLTPIIVLSARTTERDKIEALDLGANDYITKPFGTGELLARVRAALRVNRYGGGSLPGGVFSAQGLTINYERRKVFVDGQEVRLTQTEYNIVAFLSEHAGRVMTYAAIVRAIWGDTDASSTKKLQVNMANIRKKLGSRPGSNTYILNELGVGYRMIEEDAKPLEPAEETK from the coding sequence ATGAGCAATAATAAATTCAAGGTACTTATCATCGAGGATGAGGCGAACATCTGCAGCTTCATCCAGACCCTGCTGGAGACCAACGGCTATCAGGCGCTGGTGGCCCAGACCTGCATGATGGGCATGACTATGTTCATCTCCTACAACCCCGACCTCGTCATCCTTGACCTTGGTCTGCCCGACCGGGATGGTCTGGATGCCATCCGCTCCATCCGTCAGAAGTATCTGACCCCCATCATCGTGCTGTCGGCCCGTACCACCGAGCGGGATAAGATCGAGGCCCTTGACCTCGGTGCCAACGACTACATCACCAAGCCCTTCGGCACCGGTGAGCTGCTGGCCCGGGTGCGGGCTGCGCTGCGGGTGAACCGCTATGGCGGCGGCAGTCTGCCCGGCGGGGTGTTCAGCGCACAGGGCCTCACCATCAACTACGAGCGCCGCAAGGTGTTCGTGGACGGGCAGGAGGTGCGCCTGACCCAGACGGAATACAACATCGTGGCCTTCCTGTCCGAGCACGCCGGGCGTGTGATGACCTATGCGGCTATCGTCCGGGCCATCTGGGGCGACACGGACGCCAGCAGCACCAAGAAGCTGCAGGTGAATATGGCCAATATCCGCAAAAAGCTGGGCAGCCGCCCGGGCAGCAACACCTACATCCTCAACGAGCTGGGCGTGGGCTATCGGATGATCGAGGAAGACGCCAAGCCGCTGGAGCCTGCGGAGGAGACGAAATGA